A region of Leishmania panamensis strain MHOM/PA/94/PSC-1 chromosome 33 sequence DNA encodes the following proteins:
- a CDS encoding hypothetical protein (TriTrypDB/GeneDB-style sysID: LpmP.33.2100) produces the protein MKLATELATLNAATPSETTRFPLPAVAALAGVPHAEHSVRGDGGGEVYDVAQSWLLPWDEDDVGHDGAYGYGVQPLDCDRAYACHASRPQNWFTAAELSSFRGRTLSEEEALTGMGDGRHGRSPVAATVSPMSAAASAPMLPSSTAALPLSPLPPAVTLADAPESALHLHRSPQLLAATDSSLSSSSDSFSSSVSTASLEAYESAARATSGVGGGPHDRRQRKYLGEELGYGEFVALGDSEGLFFIEHVLLAHEPVLGATPAPTAGARWTDDASEKVTEGSEHGLTSQSSQGAHFAPAASQKATAATAATSEASFPSHTDPIVTLTVRQQCRLLELISVADFMGTQSLVELCATYLATWLMDHTDEEIVQSFLTTVGLSCAAAATETSVRVTGAASYNEPWIAAALRDDVAPEKSGRDANVSLPSVGVSSTSGVGKSRTETATTAAKKRHATITAAAPKHAGKQKGHRAASMDVTAAEPSNCDEGARASSTALTAGDPACAPLLLTGDQRLALLRQMKRDNSIIVSPY, from the coding sequence ATGAAACTCGCTACGGAGTTGGCAACACTCAATGCCGCGACACCCTCTGAGACCACGAGGTTTCCTCTACCGGCAGTGGCTGCCCTAGCCGGAGTTCCGCACGCTGAACATAGTGtacgaggagatggaggaggagaggtaTACGATGTGGCGCAGTCTTGGCTACTTCCATGGGATGAGGATGATGTAGGCCACGACGGCGCTTATGGCTACGGTGTACAGCCCCTCGACTGCGATCGCGCCTACGCGTGCCACGCGAGCCGACCGCAGAACTGGTTCACCGCGGCGGAACTGTCTTCTTTTCGCGGGAGAACTCTttcagaggaggaggcgcttaCAGGGATGGGCGATGGTCGTCACGGACGGTCACCTGTAGCGGCAACAGTGTCGCCAATGTCGGCCGCTGCAAGCGCACCGATGCTTCCGTCTTCTACTGCCGCTCTTCCACTGTCGCCGCTTCCTCCTGCCGTGACCCTAGCGGACGCACCAGAGAGCGCGCTCCACCTACATCGCTCGCCTCAGCTATTGGCTGCTACGGATTCCTCTCTGTCGTCCTCTTCTGACTCTTTTTCATCTTCCGTGTCAACAGCGTCTCTGGAGGCCTATGAGAGCGCGGCGCGAGCCACCAGTGGCGTTGGTGGCGGTCCCCACGACCGGCGCCAACGGAAGTATCTTGGCGAGGAGCTGGGCTACGGTGAGTTCGTGGCCTTAGGAGACTCGGAGGGGCTATTTTTTATCGAGCACGTGTTGCTAGCGCACGAGCCGGTGCTAGGTGCGACCCCTGCGCCGACGGCGGGGGCGCGGTGGACGGATGACGCCTCAGAGAAGGTGACTGAGGGCAGCGAGCACGGTTTGACGTCGCAGAGCTCACAAGGCGCCCACTtcgctccagcagcatcacAGAAGGCGACGGCAGCTACGGCCGCGACTTCTGAGGCGTCGTTCCCGTCGCACACTGACCCGATCGTCACACTaacggtgcggcagcagtgtcGCCTGCTGGAACTCATCTCTGTTGCCGATTTTATGGGCACTCAGTCCCTGGTGGAGCTTTGTGCGACGTACCTGGCAACATGGCTGATGGACCACACGGACGAAGAGATCGTTCAGTCCTTCCTCACGACAGTAGGCCTGAgttgtgctgcagctgctacaGAGACATCCGTCAGGGTCACAGGTGCTGCATCCTACAACGAGCCTTGGATTGCGGCAGCTCTGAGAGACGACGTCGCGCCCGAGAAGTCTGGCAGGGATGCCAACGTGTCGTTGCCGTCTGTAGGCGTTTCATCCACGTCTGGGGTGGGCAAGTCGCGCACGGAGACGGCGACAACTGCTGCTAAGAAGCGCCACGCTACCATaacggcagccgcgccaAAACACGCGGGTAAACAAAAGGGCCACCGCGCCGCTTCAATGGATGTAACCGCTGCGGAGCCGTCGAATTGCGATGAAGGCGCTAgggcctcctccaccgcgttGACCGCCGGTGACCCCGCATGCGCGCCACTTCTGCTGACAGGCGATCAAAGACTAGCGCTCCTGCGGCAGATGAAGCGTGACAACTCCATTATTGTGTCTCCCTATTGA